Proteins encoded together in one Salmo trutta chromosome 3, fSalTru1.1, whole genome shotgun sequence window:
- the ndufa1 gene encoding NADH dehydrogenase [ubiquinone] 1 alpha subcomplex subunit 1, which translates to MWYEILPGLGVMTVCLILPGVFTAQIHKLTNGGKEKRIARVPYQWYLMERDRRVSGVDLYYKSKGLENIH; encoded by the exons ATGTGGTACGAAATTCTTCCCGGTCTCGGAGTCATGACTGTTTGTCTCATCCTTCCTGGGGTTTTCACTGCACAGATCCACAAACTCACCAACGGGGGGAAG GAAAAGAGAATCGCCCGGGTTCCATATCAGTGGTatctgatggagagagacagacgtgTGTCAGGAGTGGATTTGTATTACAAATCGAAG GGACTTGAGAATATCCACTGA